The genomic interval ACCTGAACGAGGATCCTTCTGTCCACGGCATTCTGGTGCAGTTGCCGCTGCCCGAGCAGATCGACGAGACGCGCGTCATCGAGGCGATCAGCCCGGCGAAAGATGTCGACGGCTTTCATCCCGAGAATGTCGGCCGCGTTGCGACGGGGGCGGGCGGCATCGCGCCGTGCACGCCGCTGGGCTGCGTGATCCTGGCGAAAACGGTTCAGCCGGACCTGACCGGCATGGAAGCCGTGATCGTCGGGCGCTCCAATATCGTCGGCAAGCCGTTGGCCCAGCTCCTGCTGAAGGAGAACTGCACGGTTACGATCGCCCATTCCCGCACGCGTGATCTGCCTGAGGTGACGCGCCGGGCTGATCTGCTGTTGGCGGCGGTCGGCAGGGCCGAGATGGTGCGGGGCGACTGGGTGAAGCCTGGCGCGACGGTGATCGACGTGGGCATCAACCGGCTCGAGCCGCAGCCGGGCGAGGAGAAGGGCCGGCTCGTCGGTGACGTGGCGTTCGAGGAAGCGCGCGAAGTCGCCAGCGCGATCACGCCGGTGCCGGGGGGCGTTGGGCCGATGACGATCGCCTGCCTGCTGGCCAACACGGTCAATGCGGCGCGGGCCATCAACGGCTTGGAACCGGTTGCGATCGGCGCGTGAGGGAAGGGCCTGGTCTTGAACAGTGTTAGAACGCTGATGGTCGCAGCCGCGTTGCTCAGCCTTGCAGGTGAAGCGCGGGCCAGTTCCTACTGCCGGACGGTGATCGGCGAGGTCGAAGGCTTTGGCCAGGATTACACGCGCTTCTCCGCTGAGCGGAACCGCGAAAAGGCGATCGAGGCCGAGCTTGGGCGGTGGCGTGAGATGCGGCGGGAGGTCGTCAGCATCGAGCGCGAGGAGACCGCGTGCGAGGCCGTCTATCCGCTCGGTTTCGAGGAGTGGTACTGCGTCGCCAAAGCCGATGTCTGCGTCAAACGTTGATGCGCTCCCCAGAGATTCGCTCACGATCCACCAAGTGACGCGCGCAGTGCCGGCTTCGCTGCACAAATCCGGCATGAACCACGCCGTTGCGTGGCGTTTCCGCCCCACTTCTGTGGACAAAAAGGCTAGATTCTAACGGCGGTTGCAGATTTTTCTCACAGCCCACTGTGCGAATCAGGCAACAATCAAGCCAATCGTCCGATATGGCCTCTCGGTCGCGCGTGCCAGTTGGATGCGCAACGCTTGAGGCGGCTGGGCCGATGCCCGCTGCCCGCGAGGGGGATTGCAAGACATGTCAGATACGGCTTCTCTCAAGTATGAACGCGACGATCTCTTCCAGGTTGGCGCGGCGCGGGTCCTGTTCTGCGGCAAGTCGTTCATCGCCGATCACACGGGGGCGCTGTACTGGCCGGCCGAAGAGACGATGATCTTCTCCGATCTGTGCCTCGACAAGGGC from Dichotomicrobium thermohalophilum carries:
- the folD gene encoding bifunctional methylenetetrahydrofolate dehydrogenase/methenyltetrahydrofolate cyclohydrolase FolD, encoding MSGAQIIDGKQVAQQVRGRVAEEVAALKRDHGVTPGLTVVLVGENPASQVYVRNKSRQTEAAGMVSTMHKLPAETSEADLLALVADLNEDPSVHGILVQLPLPEQIDETRVIEAISPAKDVDGFHPENVGRVATGAGGIAPCTPLGCVILAKTVQPDLTGMEAVIVGRSNIVGKPLAQLLLKENCTVTIAHSRTRDLPEVTRRADLLLAAVGRAEMVRGDWVKPGATVIDVGINRLEPQPGEEKGRLVGDVAFEEAREVASAITPVPGGVGPMTIACLLANTVNAARAINGLEPVAIGA